From the Xiphophorus hellerii strain 12219 chromosome 20, Xiphophorus_hellerii-4.1, whole genome shotgun sequence genome, the window aTACCCCTACTCAAAGAtatcaaaagtatttatatttatatataaacttACGTACCTGGCCATAAGTCACCACGGAAAGATTTGTTTGGAGACCGTTTGACGCCCTATTTACAGCATTATGAGACAGTCCGTTCTGATCTTGCTGGATTGGCTCTTGTGTGCGCTCCCAGGCTCCTCCGGGGTCTCTGAAGCTGCTGTCAGTGGCATCATGCTTGTTCTTCTGCGGCGAGGCGAACGGGTTGAAATCCCCCTGCACGTTGCGCTGCGGTTGCGTGTTGAATTCCGTCTCAAAGGAAGAAAGCTGCTGAGTGACGCCAAGTAGACCGCCGACTTCTACGCTAAGAATCACCCAGATCACATCTGCAGATACAAGGAAATAGAGTTGAAATCCGAATAATGAGAGAAAGGATATGTCAGGGATgcgggttttttttccattttttttaatttaaagtttacatacagaatAAGTACTGTCTCTTTAATGAGGGAAAACCCAGATGATGAACCTTCTAATAGGATATCTATCAATAAATATATCAATAAGGTCAACTtacttgttttttaataatttaaagacattttaaggcctttattttaaatagatgaagatttttttaaggaTACATGGACACCATGCTGCAAGAGGAACTGGTAGATGGAatcatgaggaaaaaaatattatgtggaaatattgaagtaTCAACTAACGACATTAGCCAAGTTAAAGCTTGGGGGCAGATTGGTCTTCATAATGGACAATGGCCATAAGCATACAGCCAAAGTGGTTACAAAGAGGCTTAAggacaaaaaagtcaaagttttggCACGGTCATCACAAAACCTAGATCTCAATCCTAGGTTTTGAGACTCAATACTAAGTTATTGAGTTGAATTATCAACTCagtatttattgatatttcaatactaaatatcaataaatttgatatttattgatatctAATTCTGTAGATATCAATAAATTCCCTATATCATTATTGTAGCATTTAgtaaatagaaatcattttggtaattctaactgatcTAAAACGAGAAGTTTGGTCGGCtttaatttgaaacaattaGGGGGAGAAAATGTCTACGTCTAATGTACTGTCATTCCTGGGgtctgagaaaataaaagaatatctACTCAGACTTAGAAATGAAATTCTGCAGTTTTCCCTACCTCCGTAGAACAACCCGGCTGCTGTGCACATCCTCCACTGGCCCTGGTACATGCCTGGGTTTGTAGGACTTCTCATCTGTACACTCACATCTGAAATTTCCTGGGGGTCTAGAGACTTCACCATAACGGAGTTTACATGCCCAAACTGATCCCCTCCAATGTATTTGAGACAAACACCTGGCGGCCATGACTCTCCGCctacaaatgagaaaaaaatcaaagcaaaaaacaaagttaagaaaatgtttttgtagatGTTTAGTGATGTATAAAGGTGTAAAGATGCTTCCTGACAGAGTTAAGATGTAGTAAAAAGGCATGTACCTGTGTTTTGTATTCTCCAGGTCTTTGTGAACAGTGTGTCCGGAGGAACAGACTCTCCTTCGCCAATTGTCACATCTTCAACAAAGGACATGGATGGTGTGTTGACACTGGGGCTTTCGAAGTCATAATATGCACCAATAGCAGCCTGAAGGTTCCTGTTCCAGCATTATAAAAAGAAAGGAGGGGGTCATCACATTTTTAACATGCATTAACATCCATCAAACATTCTATCTGAATCTTTGGGAAGAGGTTTGTGTTATATTGCTTCCCTTAgagtttttaaacaaatcaaattgCTACAACAACTCATGTTCACAAGTGCAAGTTACTTGTGCGATTGAGAGAACGCTGTTAAAATGCTTTACTTGACACTCAGAGGTTTCTGAGAAATAACAAGCACTTTTCTTTAAGTGAAGCATATTTAAATCATTGAGTACAGCAAACAATGAGTTTCACACTTTAACTACTACAGCTTAATGCATTTTGTAATTCTATTATGTGGTTAAACCAGTTACAAACTTGAATATGAACAGGCAGGGACACAGCTGACGGCTTTAGAAATGGACAGAACACTAGAAAACATCCAGGATGAACGGGCGGGGATGAGAAACTACAGAGATCAATGTGTTCACTTGAATAAAAGACCAACCTGGATGTAAAAAcgctgaagttttttttaaattaaggttTTGTAACTTTCAAGCCGGTTTAGTCTTCTTGCTAATGCTGTGACTTCTGTAGGAACCAACACAACATAAGAAGTTGAATTTAACTTGGTGTTAAGGCTCAACAAGAGGTAGTCACAAGTCCCTTTTAGATCAGAACTGAACGCAACCCCCCTAATGGATCACCTTTTTCCTTTCACACCATACAAGTACAAGTTAACCTACAGAGATCACAGAGCCAGAGTGATTTCAGAACATGGAGATGGAAATCCTGATATATTTGTAGTTAAAAGTTTGCTGAAAAAAGTACATGCTGTTGACCCATGTGTTTGGAAGATTTTCATTTCAATGCACTGAGTAAACaggaacataaataaaatctgatattttataGCATTTCAACTGCCAATTTACAGAGTTTAACTAATGAAAACTGTATGTCTAAATTGTATCTTTCTATAGGAAGCGATATTGTACATATATGAAATGGATGTACTAATTACCAAAGAACTGAAATGCCCCAAGGTGCTAAAGGTAATAAACTTTGTATATTTAATAATTAGAAAACCCTCAATTatcagttatttttgtctggAGGCTCGGGGACACCATCCTAAAACGTTTCAGTGACTGAAATTACAAAGAATCACGTCCATTGATTAGATCATTTGATCAGGAACACAGAGGCGTTTTGATCACTGCTTGCTCTTGCTTTTGTCTCCTGATAGATCACGACTGATTCTGATCCGAGTCGTGGTTTCACAAACAGCTCACTTTGAGCAGTTCTCCACGCTATTACATAATACAACAAACATAACCTAACCCAGGAGTAtaaagtgtttcattttttaacgTTAAGTTTCTCAACCAGGTTGGTATTGTTTTTGGAACTTTGTCGCGGCAGTGGAACTCGTGGTCAGGGACAACTTTACTGTTTTACTTCCGTTTATCTTAAATGGCCCACTAAGAGTTAACAGCCATTTCCCGTAACGGAAGGATAAAATGACCCGTGCCGCACTGACCATCAGCACTCATCCCTGGCCTACAACAgccactttattttttataattttaaaacaagataaCTAGCTAAGCCAAGAGCTAAGTTAGCGCCATGGTGCTGTTCAACAACAGGCCCACCTATCCCCGCACTCACCAGTTGGTCATGTCCAGGAAGAAGGCGCAGCCGGCCGGGTTGAGCTGGAAGCCCAGCAGCCTCTGGAACTCCGAGATGAGGACGTCCTTGTCCGTGGTGCCCATGCAGCTGAACTTCTGCATGAGCTCTGCATCCACGTCCATGTCTGTGCCCTCCATGGATGGCGGGTCGTCCCGAGGCGGGGGTCCTCTTTCAGTTAAGTCCGAGGCCTCGTTCAGCCATAACGACCAGctcaataacaacaacaacaagcgTCAGTGCGCATGGCACGAGCAAGGGGGGACGACGTTTGACGTTGCAACAGTGCGTGCGTCACTTACAACGTCATCTGTTGCTATTTGTGGCCACCTTTTCATTGGTTTATCAATGAAATTcatgtaaaacatatttccGCGCACACTGATAAGAAAGAAACCAATTGAGGTTATGCTTTTGGAACTCTGACAGTTATTCATAGGCCATTCAGTGGACATAAGTTTGGAACATTTTAGTTAGGTGCaatttatgaaattaatttaaatgctaATACAAAGTGAAAAATTGGACATCGTGTGCTTTAGTGACGTCGTAGTTATGGGTGTGGATGCCAACAGTGCACctagtatatatattttagaaataggATCCTCAGCATGTTAAAAAATAGATAAAGTATGTTGAGACACAATTGCTGCACCGTCTGAAATTAAagatgtttaacatttttaaactgcataataataataactaaatcAGGTATCCCTGATTatagtttttctaaataattcaGAGCCCAACAAGTAATTTCCACATCAGAATCTTAtctgtttttctattatttatttatgtgcaCTGCTGTTTGATGATTTGAATGTTACAGTtattcataataaaaaataaaatctgctttgataatttctattaaaattcAATGTCATCATCTTACTGATCTCTTATTAGTTAACATGGCTGTGCCCAACAGCCCTTGTTTCACACAAATCACAAATTTTGCACTCTTATAGTTACTTTAGTTAAAATGTTCTTTCATCTTAAACATTCAACAACCCCAACGAAGGTTGGCAAAAGGTTTCAATTTAGCattatctaaacattttttttctgatgtacaGTATTTTTCATTGTAAATTATATGTGCTTTTAAATCAACGCTGTGTTTAATATGATAGACTATTTTattataatgtcaaaaatattccACTTGGGTCTGGTGATGAATGAAAGAATGAATAAGTGAAagaataaaggaagaaaaacagaaagtacgaaaaagaagaaagaaagaaacaaagaagggaaaaagaaatcattttctattattagttttgtcatatttgctTCCTTTGTCAAGGCATTtgatttgcatttattttattattattattattattattattattattattattattattattattattattattattattattattattattattattaaataaaatctaccaAATTATCGCGATGTTGCAGTCTGGTAAGCGGAACTGTCTGCGTTCCGCCTTCATAGCGGGTCGGGAAGGTTTTTGGGAGCACAGGAACCGCGCTCTCAACGTAGTTTGCGGACAACATGCCGAAGTAAGttctgaaaaaaattgttttatttatttggtattAAATATTTCCTAGCTCAGTCGGAATAATGAttacgttttacttttactgagTCACGCGCTGTGCAAAGATaacatttgaaatcttttaaCCCATGCTGATCTCTCTTTGTTTGGGATGTGTCTATTTGCTGGAACGACTCTGAATGGAAACGTCTACATTTATTGGCAATCtatgaaacacaataaaacacacattgaGTAGTTTTGGACATTAAAGataattattttgtgatattttagcAACTGTTGTATATTTCTTCACACAAGTCATTTTGTAACGGTGCTATTTTTCGATCGCAGCTCATCTCATTTCCATGGCTGATTTGTACAAAATATGGTGCTCTTTTCGGACTTTTAAATTTGCCCTTTAGGTTAGAGCCAGTATTAAGTTAATCTTGTAATATTTAAtagtcatttacattttttttcaaccaaCAATTTAAAGCAGCAAGCAAAGATTCTACTCCTCTCGTCTGAAACACAATAGAATTGTACATTTAAACCAGCATTCCCTAGAAACAagccagatttttaaaaagataaaatttgaAGAGtataaagtaaacaaaaattatgatgGGCAAAGTTCAAggaagatatatatatatatatatatatatatataacttagattttattgattaaGGTAACTCTGAGTCCAGTCACTGATCAGAGCTGACTATTTCTGGTCAGCCTGTATATCCGAAAagtgtgaaatattttgtacatttttctaaatgcaGTTGTGAATTATGTCCTCTCTTTCTTTCGGTGCATTTGGAAATTGGCATGCAATTTTGATTTAGACATCAGTGCATTTGTTTCAATTGAcgagacattttttgttttgtttacttccACAGGTTTTATTGTGACTATTGTGATACATACCTCACACATGATTCGGTAAGTGACAATTGTTTCTACCTAAATTGTTGACTAGATTTTTACTAATCTGTGTACCAGTTTATCAATCTATAAAAAGTCATGACGATTCATGAATTGATGGGTAAATTATTCACCATTTATGTCTAATTGGGATATTTGTTTTCTCAATAAAGTTGGATCATGTGAAGAATATGAGTGGTCTTAAAGTTCATTCTTATTTTGTTCCTTCtgaatttaatatatttatacatattaTGTTGAGAGCTTGAAGACAAGTCAagttccttgtttttttcacaaaatcttgATAAATAAAGCTGATCTGATTCATGCAAAACTGTCCTCTGAAAGTGAACATACGATagaattttttcctcttttcacaTCGCAAGTAGAAACCTCAGCTAAAGTTGCAAAACGATCCAAAAAATGgccttttaaaaacagataataGTTGCTTGTAACAACCATTCATCCAAGCTAAATGTACTCTGGCCTTTGCCTTCTTTGTGTAGCACATTGAGTATTTAGgatattttacaacattttgCTTAAACTTAACCAGCTCTTCCTTCTGTTTTGTCTTAGCCTTCAGTGAGGAAGACTCACTGCAGTGGccgaaaacacaaagaaaatgtgaaagattACTACCAGAAATGGATGGAGGAGCAGGCGCAGAGCTTGATTGATAAAACAAGTAAGTAAATGTCTGTCCATCTCTGGACTTTAGCTAAAGTTAGTTTCTGAAGTAGctaaaaaaatgttgcacacaTTTGAGGATATTTATGATTTGATTGGCCTTAATGTTGGGGATGTTTGTATCTTTCTGGATTACTCTGTTCTAAAATGCTTTGCATAAATCTGGAAAAGCTAAGCTTTCCTATTATATATTCAACATGTCCCTACTTGTACATCactttctaattaaaataatccACTTTATTTAGTATGCACTCTAGAATAGGGTGCCAAGATCTGATATGTCTTTGTTAGATTTTGCTGACACAAGTTAAATTGGATCACAATTAATTTCTTACTTCATctcataaaacacacacacacaccttgtcaatatttgtttgtttttttgttttttttagttaaagtgAGTTACGTGTGCTCGCCTTCTGTCTGTTTCCAGACAGTAAAAGtcattttgtattaaaattgaaTCAATGTTCTTATCTGTTGTTCAATTTTTCACACAGATTGACTGTCTTATCCATTTATCACCCCATAATCATAACATTTCCATAgaggaaaacaaattatttatagAACAAACCAATACATTTAAGACATacactttttttgcatgtgAGTAATTTAGAATACCGTAAAATGTCTGTgattagttttaaaaagaaaaccttgtaTGTTATAGAAACTtgttgaataaaatgtgaaacactTATTGTGCTTATTGTGGCTTATTTATTGCAgctaatgaatttaaaaatcagttcataAAATTGGAGAAGCACATTGACCAATGAGATTTATCGTACAGCCATTTTCTTGTCGTAGCCTATAGTATTATGGGTAAGACTTCTGACTTTATTGGTCCAGAAGACGGTTGCTGACGCGTTCCACAAGGAGGATAAGCCACTAAAGATCACCTCTTAAGAGATGGTTGTTCAGAGTGCTGTATCCAGGCATGGTATTGGAAaatttagtggaagaaaaatgtgtgcTAGATATAATTGCACTAGAAAAAAGTATAATGTAGCAAGAATGAGTGCTATATGTATGTATGCTGATATGTTGTCTTATgtaatttggatgtttttatgtAGAAACAGAATGTTAGATTAATATTGCcagttaaatattgtttgacAATATTAAACTGGCTGAAATAAAGATTGAAAATATAACACTTTGTCTATTATCAGCCTATACAACTTgagttgatttttaattttaaataatttgacttgaactgcagaaaaataactttGGTGTGCAGCTTGTTGGAGGTGATTTAGCTTGTAGGCCTACTCAACAGCATTCACAAATGTTGAGCATGGATTAACAATTATGTCTGCAGAATTGTCCATCTGTGGTTTCACTTTGAAGGATGAATGTTTTAACCTGCGTctgtatttgtgaaaaactgtttatataGAACCCTCTTCCATGTGTTTACTCTTTAAGAAAGAcagaagtttatttattttgtgaattgtATGCAGTGGAGACTAAAAATAAGCAGCCttagtcatttctttgttttgcttaaggagtaaaaatgttttactgaataATGAGTAggattttctaaatattaactATAGAAgattcagaaatgttaaaagtaGATCATAGTATGCTTTTTTATGTGAAACTGACCTCTAGGGGCAGTAATGTACTGGTGATTTTTCTCTTGCTTGCATGTTCCCTCTTACCAATGCAAGCACTGCATGCTTTTTTTCTATATTAAGTCATGTGGTCAAATGTGGACAATAAAAAGCTGTTACATATTCCACATGTGGGATTTCAAAGCTCTTCTCAAACACTGGCCTCTCTCTCTATCACAGCTTATTTTTCTCCCCCTCTGAGATTACAAACCTCTAATCCACACATGTAATGCAAAGCTGATGCACAGTTTGGCCCATAACTGAGGATGTGATGTTTGGCAGATGAAATGCTTCTTTGCAACAAAAAATCATTCTTTGCTCCttaatgttttggtttattGGTAATTTCATTCATTCTGCACCCACACTTAAAGTAGCTGCAGACAATAGCATTACATGAAGAATTTGCAATGGTGAAATGTTAAAGGCCTCATGCATTTGGCTCTATTGTTGTTTGCATTCTGTGTGTAGTTTATGGATGACATTAAATCTTGACACAAAAAGCCAGTGACAGTATGTGTTCTTTATGTACTATTTGCTTTCAACGATGAATCATTTGTCTGatgcttttgtgtgttttaatatattttgccTTTCTTACTCAACAGCGGCTGCTTTTCAGCAGGGAAAGATTCCCCCCACACCGTTTCCTGGTGGTCCTCCTCCAGGTGAGTCCGTCATTTCAGATCCCTTCgaattaaagtcaaaaatatttccGATTAATACTTGGtgttgtattcttttttttgtttaattttgaaaatgtaggtagtttcattttaatcaaacagcAACATATTAGCAAATCTTGCAACTTGCTGTTCACATATGTTGCAGTGTGtctgtaatattttgtttgtggCATCGCAGGACCGCCACGGCCAGGCATGCTACCAACACCTCCAATGGGAGGCCCTCCGATGATGCCTATGATGGGACCTCCTCCTCATGGGATGATGCCCGGTGGGCCTGGTAAGGAACAGCTTCCTTTGAAGCACCTTTGGCCTTTTCAGGGTTTTAATTTCACCCTGAAAAatcaagggtttttttttttttgttttgtgaaatttcTTTCTTATCTCCTCATAACAGCCAAGTCTGTGTTCACTCACTAAGACACTTGAAAAGGTCATGAGTAGAAAGCCGATTATTCATTATGCAGTTAATGATTCTCTGCAGTTTGGTTCACAAAGTCCAGCATGATGCGACTGTTGCCTAAAGCTTATAGGAGCACAGATCTGCAGTGTGCAATAAGTCAATATTTATCCATGTGTACAGTGAAATGATGGCCATTTCTTAGAGGGaaagtattatgtaaaatctgctttttgGGGCTTTACGTCATGTTAAATTGTTGTTTCATCATCAAAAGcttacctggagtgttgctttgattctttcatgtatgtttCAGGAATCTTTCAATCTTCCATGGTATCTATTCAGGTGTGAAAAGCGCTTAGTCTCACCAAGAGCTGCTTTTTCTACGGAGCTGCCATCTCCAAACTTTGGCCTTAACTTCCCCACTCaactcctccagactagcagcagttAAACACCTGGCGAAACTACTCATATGAGTATCTGTTGAGCTACtcatacgagctacttctcagttaAAACGTTAGGCCTTAGTGAAGGAACAAtattgtgatgatgtgctgaaggcgGAGCGtaggaaagagcaggagcttcttaaagtgacagaggcgcaatttcaaggtgttaaattaggaagtcaaatgtcttttagtcatgtttgatatatccagcatttttatagcaacttaAGTTACTTGATGGTGCCATTTCACAGCACAGGGTGCctgcaaaatacataaaattgcCCCTTTAAGTGTTTGTAAAGTTATCACTATTTATATTGCTGTGTTGTTGTAAAGCCTCCTCTCAGCTCTGTGTCCTATTTTCCACTGTAGGAGGCATGAGGCCACCTATGGGAGGACCCATGCAGATGATGCCAGGACCTCCACACATGATGCGCCACCCTCGTCCCATGATGATGCCCGTCAGGCCAGGCATGGTGCGACCAGACAGATAAAGCCAAGAAGACTTTGCACTCTCATTGTTGCCATGAACAGATACTGTCCAGGGaagatgtttaaatattttttcagtgcAACTTTCACATCTGTTCCAGCTGGAAAATAACCTTCACCTTACAATTGTCATTTCTATTAGAATTCTTATTgtcttatatttatttactggGTTTGAGTCAATCTAAGAACCTAGAATAATCTCCCTCCACAGACAAACTGTTCAGCACCCATGTGAGTGTTTGACTTGATGTTAGTTGCTTATTTCTTTCCCCCctttgttgtggttttaaatgattttgtaCATCACTTGCATTggttgagaaataaaaacaatgcttggaaattctcctttttatttatttttggcctgTCTTGCCAGAAACCTTTGATTTCATAAATGCAGTGGATTACGTTACACTAAGATTATCATCAAAAATTTCATTAATTCAGCTATTCAAAGAAATTTAGGCATGTTAAATAGTGTCATTTCTCACAGAATTATGCTTCGATTGTCTCTCTAATGCTGATGATTTTAGGTACTAGCTAATGAAAACCAAACTGATTGTCAATACAATAATATTAGGACTTTGATCTTCTAAATATGCCCACCTGAAAAGTAAgatattatttaacatttacaaaattctttttttaatgttttggtttcttaAACATTAAACTTTAGACTAAACAGTTATTCAGTCATTGACACCcgcaacaaaaaactgttttctcatCAAATGTTGAGGAaaggaatttacatttttctttagcttaaatcattaaaaaataaactgaaataaatacttGAAATGTATCACTATTATATGGaagttttacttttgaattcaaatgacaaaatgaactttaaatatgacattctaatttattaagatgTACCTGTACAGTTGTGAGGGTAGTTCATGTCAGATGATACAAGTGACATTTCTGAGTAGGTTTAGTATTGGGTATGTGTAAACTTACCCAATACTAAAACAAGGACTTTAGATTTCTGTCCTTGTTTTGAGTGGTGAAAAGAACCTTGTTGTTATTTAAGAAGCAGAAAATTGTTCCTCATTAAA encodes:
- the ilrun gene encoding protein ILRUN, translating into MEGTDMDVDAELMQKFSCMGTTDKDVLISEFQRLLGFQLNPAGCAFFLDMTNWNLQAAIGAYYDFESPSVNTPSMSFVEDVTIGEGESVPPDTLFTKTWRIQNTGGESWPPGVCLKYIGGDQFGHVNSVMVKSLDPQEISDVSVQMRSPTNPGMYQGQWRMCTAAGLFYGDVIWVILSVEVGGLLGVTQQLSSFETEFNTQPQRNVQGDFNPFASPQKNKHDATDSSFRDPGGAWERTQEPIQQDQNGLSHNAVNRASNGLQTNLSVVTYGQGIHGPYPFGKS
- the snrpc gene encoding U1 small nuclear ribonucleoprotein C; the encoded protein is MPKFYCDYCDTYLTHDSPSVRKTHCSGRKHKENVKDYYQKWMEEQAQSLIDKTTAAFQQGKIPPTPFPGGPPPGPPRPGMLPTPPMGGPPMMPMMGPPPHGMMPGGPGGMRPPMGGPMQMMPGPPHMMRHPRPMMMPVRPGMVRPDR